From Candidatus Pedobacter colombiensis, one genomic window encodes:
- a CDS encoding S-4TM family putative pore-forming effector: protein METIFTRQNQEKNINRLAAQKQLYLEAKKAFIFMVILAVPLTALIAFIKIGLAIFGIDITAFVNIYSISIVFSELLLVNVVVNAYKADAAKIQEQFDCDVYSLDWHRIVVGKKPKQELVNKFSSKFKKSGGDLSKLYDWYPTELALKDHLTAVFLCQKTNLNYDTAIRTHFKKLVYKIGISVFVVILISALFFNYSLWDFIVKLFMSCLPVFTVGAKIIIDQNKAITNAQTLSDAIENVIESGEITLQHIRSVQDKIYASRKDSGLIPEKLYNKIRQRLEDEMHDNAAKY, encoded by the coding sequence ATGGAGACAATTTTTACAAGACAAAATCAAGAAAAAAACATCAATAGGCTGGCGGCTCAAAAACAGCTTTACCTTGAAGCAAAAAAAGCTTTTATATTTATGGTCATTCTTGCTGTACCATTGACGGCTCTGATTGCTTTTATAAAAATTGGACTGGCTATTTTTGGAATAGATATAACGGCTTTTGTTAATATCTATTCTATTAGTATTGTTTTTTCGGAACTCTTATTAGTAAATGTTGTAGTTAACGCCTATAAAGCGGATGCGGCTAAAATTCAGGAGCAATTCGATTGCGATGTTTATAGCTTAGATTGGCATCGGATTGTTGTGGGTAAGAAGCCAAAACAAGAGCTTGTTAATAAGTTCTCGTCGAAATTTAAAAAATCAGGTGGTGATCTAAGTAAACTGTATGACTGGTATCCAACGGAATTAGCATTAAAAGATCATCTTACAGCTGTGTTTTTATGCCAAAAAACCAATCTCAATTACGACACAGCGATAAGAACTCATTTTAAAAAATTGGTCTATAAAATTGGTATCAGTGTTTTTGTAGTTATATTAATTTCAGCGTTGTTTTTCAATTATAGCCTATGGGATTTTATTGTGAAATTGTTTATGAGTTGTTTGCCTGTGTTTACAGTGGGTGCTAAAATTATTATAGATCAAAACAAGGCAATAACAAATGCGCAAACTTTATCTGATGCCATAGAAAACGTTATAGAAAGTGGTGAAATAACTTTGCAGCATATTAGGAGTGTTCAGGACAAAATCTATGCTAGCCGAAAAGATTCGGGATTAATACCTGAAAAACTTTACAATAAAATTAGGCAACGGTTGGAAGATGAGATGCATGATAACGCTGCAAAATATTAA
- a CDS encoding DUF1648 domain-containing protein, protein MKKSLNLIFLISPSIILCYVVIYVYYYQQLPEVIVGHRDLTGKIDGYTEKSFIWIPILFNIVIVSAIRYLIGKPMMLNYPVEINDNNRDSAYGKMQIFLSISAIIVSASFSLIIFDAIGLLNSTNALYFVLYFFVSVVGLPLFIAQTKL, encoded by the coding sequence ATGAAAAAGTCTTTAAACCTCATATTTCTCATTAGTCCCTCTATAATCCTTTGTTATGTAGTGATTTATGTTTATTATTACCAACAATTACCTGAAGTAATTGTTGGTCATCGTGATCTCACAGGGAAAATAGATGGTTACACAGAAAAATCTTTTATTTGGATACCTATACTTTTTAATATCGTTATCGTTTCTGCTATTAGATATCTTATAGGTAAACCTATGATGTTGAACTATCCTGTAGAGATTAATGATAATAATCGAGATTCAGCATACGGGAAAATGCAAATATTTCTTTCTATTAGCGCTATAATAGTATCGGCTTCGTTTTCTCTTATTATATTCGATGCAATAGGCTTACTAAATTCTACTAATGCGTTATATTTTGTATTATATTTTTTTGTTAGTGTCGTCGGACTTCCGTTATTTATAGCGCAGACTAAGTTGTAA
- a CDS encoding recombinase family protein yields MKSAYLYVRVSTNEQKRKGYSLPEQEDRLLKYCETGNVN; encoded by the coding sequence ATGAAATCAGCTTATCTATATGTTCGCGTTAGTACCAACGAACAAAAAAGGAAGGGCTATTCACTGCCCGAACAGGAAGACCGGTTGCTGAAATATTGCGAAACCGGCAATGTAAATTAA